One Melitaea cinxia chromosome 20, ilMelCinx1.1, whole genome shotgun sequence DNA segment encodes these proteins:
- the LOC123663732 gene encoding uncharacterized protein LOC123663732 — protein MPKVVKSVKRQTILQVYAFCEKEKTENKLIIPLQQVRARVAAMTDVSESTVTRILRQERESSSVSGVPGPSKVTTPGKTRPNRDKKIKIDDFDASAIRQKIMSFYAVRKEIPTLNKLLVELREEINFEGGRTTLWKILKQLGYKYKKCQSKRKMLVERTDIATWRFNYLSEIKKYREEGRTIVYLDETFIHSSYSVQKCWQSESEEGALVRDYGMGRRWIIAHAGTTDGFINKALLLFKSQTKSSDYHDDMNSDNFIKWLEKQVLPNLPPKCVIVMDNAPYHTVQTNKSPNMTSLKADMVEWLQNKGLLFSPNLTKNVLYELIKKNKPEPIYKADELIKLHGHDVLRLPPYHADLNPIELVWSVMKRRFAEKNVGQRDDQVESLIRESFGSISNDIWKKECSHVIKIEDDYILKDKIIDEGSDRFLLWVGSEESDSDSEHSSNIEEDMIPLHLIDHNYY, from the exons ATGCCGAAGGTGGTAAAAAGTGTTAAAAGACAAACTATTCTTCAAGTTTACGCATTTTGTGAGAAAGAAAAGACTGAGAACAAGCTGATTATTCCATTGCAACAAGTTCGTGCCCGAGTTGCCGCCATGACCG ATGTATCCGAATCTACTGTGACCAGGATTTTGAGACAAGAAAGAGAGTCCAGTTCTGTTTCGGGTGTGCCTGGTCCGTCAAAAGTAACGACACCAGGAAAGACGCGACCAAATCGCGATAAGAAGATCAAGATTGATGACTTCGATGCTAGTGCAATTCGAcaaaaaattatgtcattttaCGCTGTAAGAAAAGAAATCCCTACATTAAACAAATTACTTGTCGAATTACGAGAGGAAATAAATTTTGAAGGTGGGCGTACTACACtatggaaaatattaaaacaacttggatataaatataaaaagtgtcAATCAAAACGAAAAATGTTAGTGGAGCGAACAGATATAGCTACCTGgcgatttaattatttaagtgaaattaaaaaataccgaGAAGAGGGGCGGACTATAGTTTATTTAGACGAAACTTTTATACATTCGTCATATAGTGTGCAAAAATGTTGGCAGTCAGAGTCTGAAGAAGGTGCATTGGTCAGAGATTATGGTATGGGTAGGCGATGGATAATTGCACACGCAGGAACTACAGATGGCTTCATTAATAAAGCATTACTGCTATTCAAATCGCAAACAAAATCATCCGACTACCATGACGACATGAATAGCGATAACTTTATAAAATGGCTGGAAAAACAAGTTTTACCAAACCTGCCACCTAAATGTGTGATTGTGATGGACAATGCCCCATATCATACTGTGCAAACAAATAAAAGCCCTAATATGACAAGCCTCAAAGCAGATATGGTAGAGTGGCTTCAAAACAAGGGGCTGTTGTTTTCAccaaatttgacaaaaaatgttttgtatgaattaattaaaaaaaataaaccagaGCCTATATATAAAGCCGacgaattaataaaattacatggtCATGATGTTTTACGACTGCCCCCATATCATGCAGATTTAAATCCGATCGAATTAGTATGGAGTGTAATGAAGAGACGGTTTGCAGAAAAAAATGTGGGCCAGAGGGATGATCAAGTGGAATCACTTATACGAGAATCATTTGGCTCAATAAGCAATGATATTTGGAAAAAAGAGTGCtctcatgtaataaaaattgaagatGATTACAtacttaaagataaaataatagacGAAGGAAGCGATCGCTTTTTATTGTGGGTTGGTAGTGAAGAAAGTGATAGTGACAGTGAGCATTCAAGCAACATTGAAGAAGATATGATTCCTTTACACCTTAttgatcataattattattaa
- the LOC123663733 gene encoding max-binding protein MNT-like has translation MEVFDTMTTPREAFFSETLHTIAINTRETEFGSLVEPIPIMLKTYQSYQPNGQNINSYGHPHPVIASLTSVPLAQMVENSSTSPSQPSPNKAEVKEKQTIVRPPKKKWIKEYLEEEPKSPVSVRVTGVSVTRSNGVVRPTSPVSVVPPAPVPIAPLAPLEPVSTPAAPPSASLDFVVQEHSRPRNINNSHGPPQIPSPPSVSSNGSGSGSGSSGSVPRAATREVHNKLEKNRRAHLKECFELLKRQLPATPDDKKTSNLSILGSAIRYIQMLRRKERECEHEMERLAREKIASQQRLAALKREISVRATVRPRSIDALSEETDDRVSGQVLGIPISITSSPPRSAVRLEPSPPRTLNLSTKLRTLPIQITPTTSQVVRTSYGTRHNTLTLTTIAPADPSMQNGQEVNGVTSTINNIVHPAQIHLPLSQVVSSGGLVVGPTALQLLSAGGGLRVLQAPSIHTNGITTDSNKVSKENGIGTPPPTSTEGSVVVGGLTPLVVSQPAHLLQTHTLTHKMVETQMVKGSVAPLTVSAQYLSATTIVKPVVVVSSAPST, from the exons ATGGAGGTATTTGACACAATGACTACGCCTAGGGAGGCTTTTTTCTCAGAAACGCTTCATACCATAGCGATTAATACTAGAGAAACAGAATTTGGGAGCTTAGTTGAGCCAATTCCCATTATGCTGAAGACTTATCAATCATATCAACCGAATGgtcaaaatattaatagctATGGACACCCTCATCCAGTCATAGCGTCGTTGACTTCAGTACCGTTAGCACAAATGGTTGAAAATTCGTCGACTTCGCCGAGTCAGCCAAGTCCTAATAAAGCAGAAGTAAAGGAAAAGCAAACAATTGTAAGGCCTCCTAAGAAGAAATGGATCAAAGAGTATTTgg AGGAGGAGCCGAAGTCGCCAGTGTCCGTGCGAGTGACAGGAGTATCGGTGACGCGCAGCAACGGTGTGGTGCGGCCGACGTCGCCGGTGTCGGTGGTGCCCCCCGCGCCCGTGCCTATCGCGCCACTCGCACCTCTCGAGCCGGTCTCCACACCCGCTGCGCCACCCTCCGCGTCCCTCGACTTTGTTGTACAAGAACATTCCAGGCCGCGTAATATAAACAATAGTCATGG ACCACCTCAAATCCCATCTCCGCCTTCAGTTAGTAGTAATGGTAGCGGTAGCGGCAGCGGCAGCAGTGGCAGCGTCCCCCGCGCCGCCACGCGGGAGGTCCATAACAAGTTAGAGAAAAACCGCCGCGCACACCTCAAGGAGTGCTTCGAACTGCTGAAGCGACAATTACCCGCAACACCAGACGATAAAAAGACGTCCAATTTGTCTATATTGGGCTCCGCTATTCGTTATATACAG ATGCTTCGACGAAAAGAACGTGAATGCGAACACGAGATGGAACGTCTGGCTCGCGAAAAGATAGCGTCTCAACAGCGACTCGCCGCGTTAAAGCGAGAAATATCTGTGCGTGCTACAGTACGCCCACGCAGTATTG ATGCTCTTTCGGAAGAAACTGACGATCGTGTTAGCGGGCAGGTTTTAGGAATACCTATAAGT ATTACTTCTTCTCCACCGCGATCAGCTGTTCGGTTGGAACCATCCCCCCCTCGAACACTAAACCTCAGTACGAAGCTGAGAACACTGCCGATACAAATTACACCTACTACCTCGCAG GTCGTAAGAACATCGTACGGTACGAGACACAACACGCTCACCCTTACAACGATTGCGCCGGCAGATCCTTCGATGCAG aatGGTCAAGAGGTTAATGGCGTAACAAGCACCATAAACAACATAGTGCATCCAGCTCAAATTCATCTCCCTTTATCTCAA gtggTCAGTAGTGGTGGTCTTGTGGTAGGCCCTACGGCGCTACAGCTGCTGTCGGCAGGTGGCGGCTTGCGAGTCTTACAAGCGCCGTCTATTCATACCAACG GTATAACTACAGATAGTAATAAGGTCTCAAAAGAAAATGGTATCGGAACGCCTCCGCCAACGTCAACAG AAGGAAGCGTCGTTGTTGGCGGTTTAACTCCTCTCGTTGTGTCGCAGCCTGCGCATTTATTACAGACGCACACGCTCACACATAAG ATGGTAGAAACTCAGATGGTGAAAGGTAGTGTGGCGCCATTGACGGTGAGCGCGCAGTACTTGAGCGCCACCACCATCGTCAAGCCCGTGGTGGTGGTGTCCAGTGCGCCTTCCACGTGA